A region from the Lolium perenne isolate Kyuss_39 chromosome 4, Kyuss_2.0, whole genome shotgun sequence genome encodes:
- the LOC139830262 gene encoding uncharacterized protein, with translation MTVEDYMSPQPSLPEYFGTYAEDVENYCEMVRHRHPEVDDPMSAEVDEESLVLSSGGLPHGRLAMLNKAVKHTLTTTFTRLKAGLTKDSPPLPPRRRARQQPAYDPDFEAAYVAAHQEYQVAFNQHQQQFMEYMAYIHASMVANQTGQTVDLGPMPPFPGPAPNMPSKENFAAEYYGRTTITRYAEGQYADGWDQPSALSVYADGRRYAEGHVCSAEANLPRGATPRAPVGVAYAEGEAVIR, from the exons cctcagccctcgctccctgagtacttcggcacctacgccgaggacgtcgagaactactgcgagatggtgaggcatcgtcacccggaggtggatgaccccatgagcgcggaggtcgacgaggagtcgttggtcctgtcgtccggagggttgccgcatggccgtctcgccatgctgaacaaggccgtcaagcataccctcaccacgaccttcacgcgtctcaaggcgggactcaccaaggacagcccccctctcccgcctcgtcgccgggctcggcaacaacccgcatacgac cctgacttcgaggcggcctacgtggccgctcatcaagaatatcaggtggccttcaaccagcaccagcagcagttcatggagtacatggcatatatacat gcgtcgatggtggccaatcaaactggacagacagtggatttagggccgatgcctccctttccggggccggcgccaaacatgccatcgaaggaaaatttcgctgcggagtactatgggagaacaacgataa cccgctacgccgagggccagtacGCCGACGGGTGGGACCAGCCGTCGGCCCTCTCCGTCTACGCCGACGGGCggcgctacgccgagggccacgtgTGCTCTGCCGAGGCCAACCTTCCCCGAGGAGCTACACCGAGGGCCCCCGTCGGCGTAGCGTATGCCGAGGGCGAGGCGGTGATACGCTGA